From Rutidosis leptorrhynchoides isolate AG116_Rl617_1_P2 chromosome 3, CSIRO_AGI_Rlap_v1, whole genome shotgun sequence, a single genomic window includes:
- the LOC139900780 gene encoding uncharacterized protein, with protein MGSRLRGSNSDSEDLRIVQLIQEIEDDDSEVKSAPSIPRVRGYIPREREVAAQHLWDDYFCETSKYPQRKFKCRFHMRIQLFLRIGQGVTTFQSDNMSEYFTYFSQRFDAIGRPTFTTLQKCTSAIRQLAYGTAPDMWDEYLQMKYMQSPNAHDVARLYSAHEERHGFRGMLGSIDFMHWEWRNCPVALKGQYTRGDHKKPTLMLEAVASYDL; from the exons ATGGGTTCGAGGTTACGGGGGTCTAATTCTGACTCCGAAGATTTGCGAATTGTTCAATTAATTCAAGaaatagaagatgatgattcagAAGTCAAATCGGCACCATCTATTCCGAGAGTTAGAGGTTACATCCCTAGGGAACGGGAGGTTGCTGCACAACATTTGTGGGATGATTATTTTTGTGAGACGTCAAAATATCCACAAAGAAAATTTAAATGCCGTTTTCACATGCGCATACAATTATTTCTCCGGATAGGGCAAGGTGTTACTACTTTCCAAAGTGATAATATGTCAGAATATTTTACTTACTTTTCTCAACGATTTGATGCTATCGGTAGGCCTACATTTACTACTTTACAAAAATGTACTTCGGCTATACGTCAATTGGCGTATGGCACCGCTCCCGATATGTGGGATGAATATTTGCAAATGA AATACATGCAATCTCCGAATGCACACGATGTTGCTAGATTGTATAGTGCTCACGAGGAGAGACATGGGTTTAGGGGTATGCTCGGGAGTATAGATTTTATGCACTGGGAGTGGAGGAATTGTCCTGTTGCTTTAAAAGGACAATACACTAGGGGTGATCACAAGAAACCGACCCTTATGCTTGAAGCTGTTGCTTCTTATGACTTGTAG
- the LOC139900781 gene encoding uncharacterized protein: MAGSNNDINVLNQSPIFNKLKNGTFPSAPFEVNGHEYSKGYYLADGIYPDWATLVKGYSCPTEEPTIKFTRFIASARKDVERAFGVLQGHFHIIRIALRSMSVNRMRRVMECCLILHNMILEDNGFVLSKWEERFTTEEMENGMERIRNRGRDQDIIAREIRDRDLHNQLTEDLVERIWNLPPTFCNAN, encoded by the coding sequence ATGGCGGGTTCCAACAATGATATCAACGTTTTGAACCAATCACCTATATTTAATAAACTTAAGAATGGAACATTTCCATCCGCACCATTTGAGGTAAATGGGCATGAATATAGCAAAGGATATTACCTTGCGGATGGTATATATCCCGATTGGGCAACTTTAGTTAAAGGATATTCATGTCCTACTGAAGAACCAACGATTAAGTTTACAAGATTTATAGCTAGTGCCCGAAAGGATGTAGAGAGGGCATTTGGGGTTCTTCAAGGTCATTTTCATATTATACGCATAGCTTTACGAAGTATGAGCGTTAACAGGATGCGAAGAGTGATGGAATGTTGTCTCATATTACATAACATGATACTTGAAGATAACGGCTTCGTACTTTCTAAATGGGAAGAAAGATTCACTACCGAAGAAATGGAAAATGGTATGGAACGTATACGAAACAGAGGACGGGATCAAGATATCATCGCAAGAGAAATAAGGGATCGAGATTTGCACAACCAACTCACCGAGGATTTAGTCGAGCGTATTTGGAACCTTCCACCGACTTTTTGCAATgcgaattag